A genomic window from Silene latifolia isolate original U9 population chromosome 11, ASM4854445v1, whole genome shotgun sequence includes:
- the LOC141612145 gene encoding serine/threonine-protein kinase Aurora-2 encodes MAIATEHQADHKVAGEVPAAEKKRWTLNDFDIGKPLGRGKFGHVYLAREKRSNHIVALKVLFKNQLKQSQVEHQIRREVEIQSHLRHPNILRLYGYFYDQKRVYLILEYAPKGELYKDLQKCKYFSEKRSATYIASLARALIYCHGKHVIHRDIKPENLLIGAQGELKIADFGWAVHTFNRRKTMCGTLDYLPPEMVESVEHDASVDIWSLGVLCYEFLYGFPPFEAREHSDTYRRIVQVDLKFPPKPLVSSAAKDLISQMLVKDSAQRLPLHKLLEHPWIVQNADPSGIYKC; translated from the exons ATGGCCATAGCTACTGAACATCAGGCCGATCATAAG GTAGCTGGAGAGGTGCCTGCTGCAGAGAAGAAACGGTGGACGCTTAATGACTTCGACATTGGAAAACCCCTTGGTAGAGGCAAATTTGGGCATGTGTATTTGGCTAGGGAGAAGAGG AGCAATCATATTGTGGCTCTTAAAGTGCTGTTTAAAAACCAGCTGAAACAGTCTCAGGTGGAACATCAGATCCGTAGGGAAGTAGAAATACAAAGTCACCTTCGTCATCCCAACATCCTGAGGTTATATGGATACTTTTATGATCAG AAACGTGTGTACTTGATACTTGAATATGCACCcaaaggagagctatacaaagaTCTTCAGAAATGCAAGTACTTCAGTGAGAAGCGCTCTGCAACT TATATTGCCTCACTAGCCCGGGCGCTGATTTActgtcatggtaaacatgtcattcaCAGAGATATAAAGCCAGAGAATCTGTTAATAGGCGCACAG GGTGAACTTAAGATTGCAGACTTTGGGTGGGCGGTGCATACATTCAACCGCAGGAAGACAATGTGTGGGACACTTGATTACCTTCCTCCCGAGATGG TGGAGAGCGTTGAGCATGATGCAAGCGTCGACATTTGGAGCCTAGGCGTTCTATGTTACGAGTTTCTCTATGGGTTTCCTCCTTTTGAGGCGAGGGAGCATTCAGACACATACAGAAG GATAGTGCAAGTAGATTTGAAGTTTCCCCCAAAACCCTTAGTCTCTTCAGCTGCAAAGGACCTTATCAGTCAG ATGCTCGTTAAAGACTCGGCACAACGTCTTCCTTTGCACAAGCTTCTAGAGCATCCATGGATAGTCCAAAATGCAGATCCATCCGGTATTTACAAGTGTTAA
- the LOC141612146 gene encoding uncharacterized protein LOC141612146 → MTVKVLWLILFLVNFSYGYGVDVKVLNVGDELFEETLPLRMGSRYYQLQGLKPNTWYEVKISYPASIPAVFSLELKKDISGVGVRRLRKLLNTEKLIFKAENLDEISHLGGSYVLIAVEPEGVVALRGVRDRENILFNIVCDELVMGIPREAWLVVAFGVACIVAGCLVPLFLPSFLLPKDDENLKHVTQLLADKDS, encoded by the exons TGTTGATGTCAAGGTCTTGAATGTTGGGGACGAGCTGTTTGAGGAAACACTGCCATTGCGCATGGGATCCCGGTATTATCAGCTTCAGGGACTAAAACCTAACACTTGGTATGAAGTGAAGATATCTTACCCAGCTTCT ATACCTGCTGTTTTCTCACTAGAGTTGAAGAAAGACATTTCGGGAGTTGGGGTGAGAAGACTACGGAAATTGCTCAATACTGAGAAACTAATTTTCAAGGCAGAGAATCTTGATGAGATCAGCCATCTG GGTGGATCGTACGTTTTGATAGCTGTGGAACCTGAGGGCGTTGTAGCACTACGTGGTGTTCGAGACAGGGAAAATATTTTGTTCAATATTG TGTGTGATGAACTTGTAATGGGCATTCCCCGTGAAGCTTGGCTGGTAGTGGCCTTTGGTGTAGCATGCATTGTGGCAGGCTGTCTCGTGCCTTTGTTTCTTCCATCCTTTCTGTTGCCGAAGGACGACGAAAACCTCAAGCACGTTACTCAGTTGCTGGCAGATAAGGACTCCTAA